Proteins encoded in a region of the Sphingopyxis sp. OAS728 genome:
- a CDS encoding DUF1905 domain-containing protein — MEDFTVTTPLWRWQSATAPAAWFFVTIAGEAADGIRMAAITGQWLDGRKGFGSARVEANIGDTHWKTSVFPHKESGGWLLPVKAAVRKAEGLAEGDPVTVTVSL, encoded by the coding sequence TTGGAAGATTTCACCGTCACGACGCCGCTTTGGCGCTGGCAGTCGGCGACGGCGCCGGCGGCGTGGTTCTTCGTGACCATCGCGGGCGAGGCTGCCGACGGGATTCGCATGGCGGCGATCACGGGCCAATGGCTCGACGGGCGCAAGGGATTCGGATCGGCTCGCGTCGAGGCGAATATTGGCGATACGCACTGGAAGACTTCCGTTTTTCCGCACAAGGAAAGCGGCGGCTGGTTGTTGCCGGTCAAGGCAGCCGTCCGAAAGGCGGAAGGGTTGGCCGAAGGCGATCCGGTAACGGTGACCGTCAGTCTTTAG
- a CDS encoding peptidylprolyl isomerase yields MKHLLLTAVAAASLVLPALAQEPAPIPSPGEIVASAPASDWIAIAPSDLLVMDLAPDAKGKPRRVVIQLMPAPFSQGWIGNIRKLAAAHWWDGTSVNRVQDNYVAQWGDATEKKALPRGLATVAESEYQTVGDGSIKTVWTSNGKQPARTMMVVVPTPKTPPSKKVADPYASSYAFVAGMPLAVLSKVERGQAKTSAEGERLPIWDYAVIDKAWPVHCYGMVGVGRNLSPDTGSGAELYTVIGHAPRHLDRNIAVVGRVIGGIEHLSSLPRGTGALGFYEDPAERVAIASIRLATELPAAQQPRFEYLSTESETFARYADARQNRRDPFFILPAGGADICNIPVPVRPVVAK; encoded by the coding sequence ATGAAACATCTGCTCCTGACGGCCGTTGCCGCCGCGTCGCTTGTCCTTCCCGCACTCGCCCAAGAGCCCGCACCGATCCCGTCGCCGGGCGAGATTGTGGCCTCTGCGCCGGCGAGCGACTGGATTGCCATCGCGCCATCGGACCTGCTCGTGATGGACCTCGCGCCCGATGCCAAAGGCAAGCCGCGCCGCGTGGTCATCCAGTTGATGCCCGCGCCGTTCAGCCAGGGATGGATCGGCAACATCCGCAAACTCGCCGCCGCGCACTGGTGGGACGGGACGAGCGTGAACCGCGTGCAGGATAATTATGTCGCGCAATGGGGTGATGCGACCGAGAAGAAGGCGCTTCCGAGAGGGTTGGCGACGGTGGCGGAGAGTGAATATCAAACGGTCGGCGATGGATCGATCAAGACGGTCTGGACGAGCAATGGCAAGCAACCCGCGCGAACAATGATGGTGGTCGTCCCGACACCGAAAACACCGCCGTCCAAGAAGGTCGCGGACCCCTATGCCAGCTCCTACGCATTTGTCGCGGGAATGCCGCTTGCGGTCCTGTCGAAGGTGGAGCGGGGCCAGGCAAAGACCAGTGCAGAGGGTGAACGCCTGCCGATTTGGGATTATGCAGTGATCGACAAGGCTTGGCCGGTGCATTGCTATGGCATGGTCGGGGTCGGTCGGAACCTGTCGCCCGACACGGGATCGGGCGCGGAACTTTATACGGTGATCGGCCACGCCCCGCGACACCTCGACCGCAACATAGCAGTCGTCGGCCGCGTGATCGGTGGAATCGAGCATTTGTCGAGCCTGCCGCGCGGCACCGGTGCGCTTGGTTTCTACGAAGACCCGGCCGAACGTGTGGCGATTGCCTCGATTCGCCTTGCGACCGAGCTGCCTGCAGCGCAGCAACCGCGCTTCGAATATTTGTCGACAGAAAGCGAAACCTTCGCGCGCTATGCCGATGCCCGCCAAAATCGCCGCGACCCCTTCTTCATCCTTCCGGCGGGCGGCGCCGATATCTGCAATATTCCGGTGCCGGTGCGTCCGGTCGTCGCGAAGTAG
- a CDS encoding DUF1254 domain-containing protein → MRNWLGPLAFGLIVAAVTAYAAIWAIPYGLMNVAIERLGQGGINTMSYGNLATPERQPVVRPSPDLAYSSCPYNISNGPIAIDVTPVPGRYTSLSIFDTATDVIFVRNDVEAGGKPFRIIVAREGQAVPKGAEVARTNHDHGIALIRILLKEPAEIGALDAIRRQSSCGTVTKLK, encoded by the coding sequence ATGCGCAATTGGCTCGGCCCGCTCGCCTTTGGCCTCATCGTCGCCGCTGTTACAGCCTATGCCGCGATATGGGCGATTCCCTATGGCCTGATGAATGTCGCGATCGAGCGGCTGGGGCAGGGCGGTATCAACACCATGTCCTATGGCAATCTCGCGACGCCCGAGCGTCAGCCGGTCGTGCGACCGAGCCCCGATCTCGCTTATTCGAGCTGTCCGTATAATATTTCGAACGGCCCGATCGCCATCGACGTCACGCCGGTTCCCGGCCGCTACACCTCGCTCAGCATCTTCGACACCGCAACCGACGTGATTTTCGTGCGCAACGATGTCGAGGCAGGCGGCAAGCCGTTTCGAATCATCGTCGCGCGCGAGGGGCAGGCGGTCCCAAAAGGCGCCGAAGTCGCTCGCACGAACCATGATCATGGCATCGCGCTGATCCGCATTTTGCTGAAAGAGCCCGCGGAAATCGGCGCGCTCGACGCGATCCGCCGCCAATCGTCGTGCGGAACGGTCACAAAGCTGAAATAG
- a CDS encoding DUF1214 domain-containing protein: MKSWHRYTITLVGGLAVGLGAAWALTTGGLRDGGIENGPWSTSLGYGTKATDPITRAAVARGGLLALPAKETIYWSAKTDAAGAKLDGNCRYSLSGTPLDARWWSVTIYDEAGYLVVNPANIWSVNGANVALDAKGEWRVTISPSKPAEGAWLPGTKGQPFHLTLRMYNPGKAFRANPEKAALPKIVKEGC; encoded by the coding sequence ATGAAGAGCTGGCACCGCTATACGATCACTTTGGTGGGCGGATTGGCGGTGGGGCTCGGCGCGGCATGGGCGCTCACCACCGGCGGGCTGCGCGACGGCGGGATCGAAAATGGTCCCTGGTCGACCTCGCTCGGCTATGGCACCAAGGCGACCGATCCGATCACGCGCGCCGCGGTGGCGCGCGGCGGGCTGCTGGCGCTCCCGGCGAAGGAAACGATCTATTGGTCGGCCAAGACCGACGCCGCTGGTGCGAAGCTCGACGGCAATTGCCGTTACAGCCTGTCGGGCACGCCGCTCGACGCGCGCTGGTGGAGCGTCACCATCTATGACGAGGCGGGCTATCTGGTCGTCAATCCGGCGAATATCTGGTCGGTGAACGGCGCCAACGTCGCGCTCGATGCCAAAGGCGAATGGCGCGTCACCATCTCGCCGTCGAAGCCCGCTGAGGGCGCGTGGCTGCCGGGGACGAAGGGGCAGCCCTTCCACCTGACCCTTCGCATGTACAATCCCGGAAAGGCCTTCCGCGCCAATCCCGAAAAGGCCGCGCTGCCGAAAATCGTGAAGGAGGGCTGCTGA
- the ppdK gene encoding pyruvate, phosphate dikinase, translating to MTKMVHLFGGAATTAERSKELLGGKGSNLAEMASIGLPVPPGFTITTDVCTAYYANGEQFPAGLVEDVAAGIAHIEGITGKKFGDAADPLLVSVRSGARVSMPGMMDTVLNLGLNDKTVVGLSEASGDPRFAWDSYRRFVQMYADVVMGLDHAEFEEALEIAKEDKGFYLDTEMSAEDWQALVKEYQAIVERETGAPFPQEPNDQLWGAVGAVFASWESDRAKVYRRLNSIPAEWGTAVNVQAMVFGNMGDTSATGVAFTRDPATGERAWYGEWLINAQGEDVVAGIRTPQYLTKIAREKAGAKPLSMEEAMPETFTELGGVFDTLETHYRDMQDIEFTVERGTLWMLQTRSGKRTAKAALRIAVEMAAEGLISEEEAVGRVDPGALDQLLHPTLDPDAPRDVLTKGLPASPGAASGKIMFTADGAEKAAEMGEAVILVRVETSPEDIHGMHAAKGILTARGGMTSHAAVVARGMGRPCVSGAGGLSIDGNARVLRVAGRELREGDILTLDGSTGEVMAGEVKTLLPELVGDFGTLMVWADKVRRMKVRANAETPADAQVARDFGAEGIGLCRTEHMFFDAARITAVREMILADSEAGRRAALAKLLPEQRGDFAAIFGVMAGLPVTIRLLDPPLHEFLPTREEDFADVAAAAGVGIEALKARANELHEFNPMLGHRGCRLGVTYPEIYEMQARAIFEAACDVAAETGAAPIPEVMIPLVATRREFDLMKAVVDSQAKAVFAEKGREIAYLVGTMIELPRAALMAGEIAESAEFFSFGTNDLTQTTIGISRDDAGRFLTQYVDKGIFLTDPFVSLDVEGVGQLIEIAADRGRKTRSNVKLGICGEHGGDAPSIHFCEKTGLDYVSASPYRVPIARLAAAQAALKQGK from the coding sequence ATGACGAAGATGGTGCATTTGTTCGGCGGCGCGGCCACGACGGCCGAGCGTTCGAAGGAATTGCTGGGCGGCAAGGGGTCGAACCTCGCCGAAATGGCCTCGATCGGACTGCCGGTGCCCCCGGGCTTTACGATCACCACCGACGTCTGCACCGCTTATTATGCCAATGGCGAGCAATTCCCGGCCGGGCTGGTCGAGGATGTCGCCGCGGGCATCGCGCATATCGAGGGGATCACGGGCAAGAAATTCGGCGATGCGGCCGATCCTTTGCTCGTCTCGGTCCGTTCGGGCGCGCGCGTGTCGATGCCGGGGATGATGGATACCGTCCTCAACCTCGGGCTTAATGACAAGACCGTCGTCGGCCTGTCCGAAGCGTCGGGCGATCCGCGCTTCGCGTGGGACAGCTATCGCCGCTTCGTCCAGATGTACGCCGACGTCGTCATGGGGCTCGACCATGCCGAGTTCGAAGAAGCGCTGGAAATCGCGAAAGAAGACAAGGGCTTCTATCTCGATACCGAGATGTCGGCCGAAGACTGGCAGGCGCTGGTCAAGGAATATCAGGCGATCGTCGAGCGCGAGACCGGGGCGCCTTTCCCGCAGGAGCCGAACGACCAGCTGTGGGGCGCGGTCGGCGCGGTGTTCGCGAGCTGGGAAAGCGACCGTGCGAAAGTTTATCGCCGCCTGAACTCGATCCCCGCCGAATGGGGGACCGCAGTCAATGTGCAGGCGATGGTGTTCGGCAATATGGGCGACACCTCGGCCACCGGCGTCGCCTTCACGCGCGATCCCGCGACCGGCGAGCGCGCCTGGTACGGCGAATGGCTGATCAATGCGCAGGGCGAGGACGTTGTCGCGGGCATCCGGACGCCGCAATATCTCACGAAAATCGCGCGTGAAAAGGCGGGCGCCAAGCCGCTGTCGATGGAAGAGGCGATGCCCGAGACCTTCACCGAGCTCGGCGGCGTCTTCGACACGCTCGAAACGCACTATCGCGACATGCAGGACATCGAGTTCACTGTCGAACGCGGGACTTTGTGGATGCTGCAAACCCGTTCGGGCAAGCGCACCGCGAAGGCGGCGCTGCGCATCGCGGTCGAAATGGCCGCCGAGGGGTTGATTTCGGAAGAGGAAGCCGTTGGTCGCGTCGATCCGGGCGCGCTCGACCAGCTGCTCCACCCGACGCTCGACCCCGATGCGCCGCGCGATGTGCTCACCAAGGGGCTGCCAGCCAGCCCCGGCGCGGCGTCGGGCAAGATCATGTTCACCGCCGACGGCGCCGAAAAGGCGGCCGAAATGGGCGAGGCCGTGATCCTTGTCCGCGTCGAAACCTCGCCCGAAGACATCCATGGCATGCACGCCGCGAAGGGCATCCTGACCGCGCGTGGCGGCATGACGTCACACGCCGCCGTGGTGGCGCGCGGTATGGGCCGTCCGTGCGTCTCGGGCGCGGGCGGGCTGTCGATCGACGGCAATGCACGCGTGTTGCGTGTTGCGGGCCGTGAACTTCGCGAAGGCGACATATTGACCCTCGACGGCTCGACCGGCGAAGTGATGGCGGGCGAGGTCAAGACGTTGCTCCCCGAACTCGTCGGCGACTTCGGTACGCTGATGGTGTGGGCCGACAAGGTCCGCCGCATGAAGGTGCGCGCCAACGCCGAAACCCCCGCCGACGCGCAGGTCGCGCGCGACTTCGGTGCCGAGGGCATCGGGCTCTGCCGCACCGAGCATATGTTCTTCGACGCCGCGCGTATTACTGCGGTGCGCGAGATGATCCTCGCCGACAGCGAAGCTGGCCGCCGCGCCGCCCTCGCCAAGCTGTTGCCCGAACAGCGGGGCGATTTTGCCGCGATCTTCGGCGTGATGGCGGGACTTCCGGTGACGATCCGCCTGCTCGATCCGCCGCTCCACGAATTCCTGCCGACGCGCGAAGAGGATTTCGCCGATGTTGCCGCTGCGGCAGGCGTGGGTATCGAAGCGCTGAAGGCCCGCGCGAACGAACTGCACGAATTCAATCCGATGCTTGGCCATCGCGGCTGCCGTCTCGGCGTCACCTATCCCGAAATCTACGAGATGCAGGCGCGCGCGATTTTCGAGGCGGCGTGCGACGTCGCCGCCGAAACGGGCGCAGCGCCGATTCCCGAGGTGATGATCCCGCTGGTGGCGACGCGCCGCGAATTCGACCTGATGAAGGCGGTCGTGGATAGCCAGGCCAAGGCGGTGTTCGCCGAAAAGGGGCGCGAGATCGCCTATCTCGTCGGCACGATGATCGAGCTGCCGCGCGCCGCGCTGATGGCGGGCGAGATCGCCGAGAGCGCCGAATTCTTCAGCTTCGGCACCAACGACCTGACGCAGACGACGATCGGCATCAGCCGCGACGATGCGGGACGCTTCCTCACGCAATATGTCGACAAGGGCATTTTCCTGACCGACCCGTTCGTCAGCCTCGACGTTGAGGGTGTCGGCCAACTGATCGAGATCGCCGCTGACCGGGGTCGCAAGACGCGTTCCAACGTCAAGCTCGGCATCTGCGGCGAGCATGGCGGCGACGCGCCTAGCATCCATTTCTGCGAAAAGACGGGCCTCGACTATGTTAGCGCCTCGCCTTACCGTGTCCCCATCGCCCGGCTCGCCGCCGCCCAGGCTGCGTTGAAACAGGGCAAATAA